Proteins found in one Flavobacterium channae genomic segment:
- a CDS encoding GxxExxY protein produces MDDFLYKDKTYQIIGVLFEVHKNLGKGFSEIVYKDAVEFEFQQANIPYEREKEYVVNYKNTVLKHKFYADFVVFNEIILEIKTVDCFNNAHYNQCLNYLKVSGNELALLVNFNSVSLEHKRVALSKK; encoded by the coding sequence ATGGATGATTTTTTATATAAAGACAAAACTTACCAAATTATTGGAGTTCTATTTGAAGTTCATAAAAATTTAGGAAAAGGATTTTCTGAAATTGTATATAAAGACGCCGTTGAATTTGAGTTTCAACAAGCAAACATTCCATACGAAAGAGAAAAAGAATACGTAGTAAACTATAAAAATACTGTATTGAAACATAAATTTTATGCTGATTTTGTAGTTTTTAACGAAATAATATTAGAAATAAAAACAGTCGATTGTTTTAATAATGCTCATTACAATCAATGTTTAAATTATTTGAAAGTTTCAGGAAATGAATTAGCACTTTTAGTTAATTTTAATTCTGTATCACTTGAACACAAAAGAGTTGCACTTTCAAAAAAATAA
- a CDS encoding L-threonylcarbamoyladenylate synthase — protein sequence MDINTEVHNAYEVIKNGGIILYPTDTVWGIGCDATNEEAVKKIYALKQREETKSMIVLMNGERMMYNVFKEIPEVAWQILDLSEKPTTLILDNPRNVAKNIVAEDNTLGVRIVTEPFCFKLMERMKKPLVSTSANISGEPTPKTFKEISPEIIKGVDYVVNLHHDKICKNPSTIIKLGLDSQVKVIRK from the coding sequence ATGGACATTAACACCGAAGTTCACAACGCATACGAAGTCATCAAAAACGGAGGCATCATTTTATATCCAACCGACACCGTTTGGGGAATTGGTTGCGATGCTACAAATGAAGAAGCCGTGAAAAAAATCTATGCTTTAAAACAACGCGAAGAAACCAAAAGCATGATTGTTTTAATGAATGGCGAACGCATGATGTACAATGTTTTCAAAGAAATTCCAGAAGTAGCTTGGCAAATTCTAGATTTATCAGAAAAACCAACAACTTTAATCTTAGACAATCCTCGTAATGTTGCTAAAAATATTGTAGCTGAAGACAATACCTTAGGGGTTAGAATCGTTACCGAACCTTTCTGTTTTAAGTTGATGGAACGCATGAAAAAACCTTTGGTTTCAACCTCAGCAAATATTTCGGGCGAACCTACACCAAAAACTTTCAAAGAAATTAGTCCCGAAATTATAAAAGGTGTCGACTATGTAGTAAATTTGCACCACGATAAAATTTGCAAAAATCCTTCTACGATTATTAAATTAGGTTTAGATAGCCAAGTAAAAGTGATTCGCAAATAA